In Methylovirgula sp., a single genomic region encodes these proteins:
- the oxlT gene encoding oxalate/formate MFS antiporter, whose amino-acid sequence MTSQTDSFSGTTASAVTGRWIQLALGIICMMTISSPQYVWTLLTKPLMAKLGIMLPSVQVTFTLLVLLQAFFSPFQGALIDRFGPRLLISIGTLLAGLSWVLASYAHSTLLLYLTYGCLGGLGTGIVYVGVVGLMVRWFPDRRGFAAGAVAAGYGMGAIVSTFPISASLAAHGLDATLRLYGTIFAIVGFAAAQGLRAPQFDTTANADLLALGGPRDMRPADMLKTPLFWLMFAMMTMMATSGLMVTSQMAIFAADFGVAKVLVFGLAAVPLALTIDRFANGLTRPLFGWVSDRLGRENTMFIAFALEGAAMTLWLLTRHDAILFVLLSGLVFFGWGEIFSLFPSTLTDTFGTRHATTNYGWLYISFGIGSIFGGPLAALLHQHAKSWIPVFGCAIALDFCTALLALLALKPARARFLARRIG is encoded by the coding sequence ATGACATCTCAGACAGATTCGTTTAGCGGAACCACGGCATCCGCGGTCACAGGCCGATGGATTCAACTCGCCCTCGGCATCATCTGCATGATGACGATTTCGAGCCCGCAATATGTCTGGACGCTACTGACCAAACCTTTGATGGCGAAGCTCGGTATCATGTTGCCGAGTGTGCAGGTAACGTTCACGTTGCTCGTGCTGTTGCAGGCGTTTTTCTCGCCATTCCAGGGCGCGTTGATCGACCGCTTCGGGCCGCGTCTGCTGATCTCGATCGGGACGTTGCTTGCGGGTCTGAGCTGGGTTCTCGCATCTTACGCGCATAGCACGCTGCTGCTTTACCTGACCTACGGTTGCCTGGGCGGCCTCGGCACCGGCATCGTCTATGTGGGCGTCGTCGGGCTGATGGTGCGCTGGTTTCCGGATCGGCGCGGCTTTGCCGCTGGCGCGGTCGCAGCCGGCTACGGCATGGGCGCGATCGTCTCGACCTTTCCGATTTCCGCGTCACTCGCAGCGCACGGGCTTGATGCGACGTTGCGGCTTTACGGAACGATTTTCGCCATTGTTGGCTTTGCCGCCGCACAAGGTTTACGCGCGCCGCAATTCGACACGACCGCCAACGCGGACTTGCTCGCGCTCGGTGGGCCGCGCGACATGCGCCCCGCCGACATGCTCAAGACGCCGCTCTTCTGGCTGATGTTCGCCATGATGACGATGATGGCGACCTCGGGCCTGATGGTCACGTCGCAGATGGCGATTTTCGCCGCGGACTTCGGTGTCGCCAAAGTGCTCGTCTTCGGTCTTGCCGCAGTACCGCTGGCGTTGACTATTGACCGGTTCGCCAACGGTCTGACACGGCCGTTGTTCGGCTGGGTTTCGGATCGTCTCGGCCGCGAGAACACAATGTTCATCGCCTTCGCACTCGAAGGCGCGGCAATGACGCTTTGGCTCCTCACGCGTCACGACGCGATTTTGTTCGTGCTGCTGTCTGGGCTTGTCTTCTTCGGCTGGGGCGAAATTTTCTCCCTGTTTCCGTCAACATTGACGGACACGTTCGGCACGCGTCACGCGACCACAAACTACGGCTGGCTTTATATCTCGTTCGGGATTGGCTCGATCTTCGGCGGCCCACTGGCCGCCCTGCTGCATCAGCACGCCA